The genomic stretch AAGCCGTGGCGATCGCCCACCGCGCCGCCAACTTCGCCGCACTCCGGCCACAGCCCCGCGCACACCTCGACGCCGCGAAAACACAATGGCGCGCCGACGTGCGCGAAGCCGTAGAGAACGGCAGCACGGAACTCCCATCCCTCGCGGACCTCGCCCAAGGCATCGCCGAGGAAGCCGCCGCGACGCAAATCAACGACCTCCTCAGCCGCGAATGGATCGCCGTAATCGTGCCCATGGGGGCGGTCCTGGCCGAACACGGCGACGCGATCACCGAAGGCATGCGCCCCGCCCACGACGCGGCGTGGGAAGCGTTCCAGCTGCACGTCGAACGTCTCACCGACTACAAGAACGAGGGCGCTGTGCTGCGAGCCGGCACCGAAGCCGCTGCCGCCTTCGGTGACGCCGGGGCCGCGTCCGCCGCGCTCTCGGCCACGAGACACGCCCGCCTGAAACTCAACGAACTGAAGGGCTACCGAGCCCGAGCGCGAGACGAGCTGCTCGTGTTCCGCACCGCACCACGCACCAAACCAACAGGCACGCGCCTCCCCGGCGACAGCCTGCAACGCTGGCGCGCCATCATCGCGGACTGGGGCAAGGCTGGACCATACTTGGCCACCCGAAGCGAAGCCGAGGCCGCCCACATCGCGGCGAGCGGAACCCAGCGGGGCGCGGCATGAACCCCGACGACCTCATCCGGCGCAAGCATCGCAACCGCGCGCGCACGTTCACCGACGCCGAGACCCTGGTTTGCGTCTGAGTTAGCGATAGAGAATTCGGATTTGATTACGCCTCATTTGGTGGGTACTGTAGATCACGATGGAGGTCCCACTGTCATGAAGTTTTCACCGGCGGGAAAGAAGTTTCTGGCGCCGTCCGAGAAGTACGATATCTGGTTTCAGCTGATTCGTGGGGAGGTTACGGTCGCCGAGGCGGCGGCGGTCCAGGGGGTGGATCGGTCGGTGATCGTGCGGATCAAGCGAGTGGCCCAGGAAGGAGCCTTGGCGGCTTTGGCCGCGTCGCGGCCCGGGCCCGGGGACCGCCGTCGAGATGTCGAGCTGGCGGCGGCGAGGGCCGAGGTTTCCCGGCTTGGGGAGGCGATCAAGGAACTGGCGGTGAAGCTGGCGTTGGCCGAGGGAAAAGGACACTGGGGTTAGGTGGCCCGATCCCGGTTCGTGTCGATGCGGCCACGAAAGCTGCGCTTTTGGACTTGGTCGACCACGCGGTCGACCAGGGGTGGACGGTGACCGCGTGTCTGGACTATCTGGGGCTGCCGCCGGCCCGCTACTACCGTTGGGCGGTTCGGGCGGCCGTGGACAGGCTGGACGACCTGCCCGTGGGCGGGCACCCGGTCCACGGGCTGCTGCCCGACGAAGTCGAGGCGATCATCGACGTGTTCGAGCAGTGGTCCGACGTTGACCGCTCCCACCGCAAACTGGCCCACCGCGGCTCGTATGAGGGCAGGTTCTGGGCTTCACCGGCCACGGTGCGCCGCGTGCTGTCATTGTCAGGTAAGCGTTTCCGCTCCCTGCCCCGTCCGGCACGGGGACACAAGAGGCCGTTCCCGAACTGGTTGACTTACCGGCCGAACCAGGTGTGGATCCACGACACAACCCACTTCACCCGAGCCGAGATGGCCGTGCTGATCATCATGGATCTGGTGTCAAGGAAATGGATCTCAACAGTCGTGTCCGCCCAGGAGACGTCGGTGCAGGTCGAGCTGGGGTTCACCATGGCACTGCGGGCTGAGGGGATCGACGACGTTCTCGCGGCACGCCAAGCCGACATGGACTCCGGGTGGCACGGCCCCCACCTGCCCGTGCTGCTGGCCATGAGCGACAACGGACCCCAGATGCGGTCCGGGGACACCGCCGAATTCATGGCCCTGTGCTCGATCGTCCAGCACTTCGGCCGACCCGGCACACCCAAAGACCAAGCCTGGATCGAATCGTTCAACGGTCACCTGAAAGGCGAGCACCCCCACCTCACCAAGATCGCCGACCCGGCTACCCTACGCGCCGAACTGGACATCATCCAGGTCCACTACAACACCGTGCGCCTGCACGAAGGCATCGGCTACGTCACACCCGACGACGAGCACACCGGCCGTGGCGAGGCCATCAGAGCCGCCCGCCGCGACGGGCTTCAAGCCGCACGCCGACGCCGACTTGCAACGCACCGCTCCGCACGTCAAACTGGAAACCCAACCGCCCCCGAATGATGCGTAATACAAACCGCGATTTGTCGCATTAAGTCAGACACACCTCACCGACGCCGAGACCCCGGCAGCCCAAGCGATCGAAGCCTTCCTACGGGCCCGCGCTCAGCGCCTCGACAGGCTCTCCGATGTGCGGAGCGACACCGGCACCGACCCCGACGAAGCACTCCGCAGATGCCTGGCTAGGCGACGATGAGCGCCACCGCGACCGTGCCCCCCCCCACGGGGGAGGGGGATGACCCCCCAGCGGCCTTTCCCCCCCTACGGGACGACTCAGCGTCTGACATTCCGGGGGATACGCCTTTAGGGTTTCGCTGGCGGCGGTCACGATGACGAACGCCGCGAACGTCGAACCCCCCGACACGGTCGCGGGCCCGTACTCTCGGCCACAGCCAGCACCCCGGGGTCTCGGATCGGCGGGACGCAAACTGTGGCGGGCCATCGCTGGAATGTGGGAACTTGACGCGCGCGAAGTGGAGATCCTGGCGCAGGCTTGCCGAACCGCTGACTTGATCGGCGACCTCGAACGGGTGCGCGCGGCTGACGGGATGATTGTGCCGGGGTCTACGGGTATCCCGAGGTTGTCGGCCGTTGTGGGCGAGTTGCGGCAGCAGCGCTCCGTGCTGAACCAGTTGCTGAACAGCCTGAGCCTGCCACTAGACCTGTCCACGGCGCCGGGCCGTCAGTCCCGGCGGCATCAGCTCTCGGTTGAGAAACGTTGGCGTCGTGGGCAGGCTTAGACCGCTGACCGCGGAGGGAGTATTGCCGGAGCGGTTCCGCCGCTGCGATCACCGTTTCTGGGCTCGCGCGTCGCCGCTGCCGGGTGAAGATCCGGCGGCCTGGTGGTTGCGTGACTTGGGTTCACCGGATGGCTTGGACGCGTTGGCGGTGTTCATGCGGTGGTCGGACGCTCGACGGCGGTGGGCTTGCGGCCATGGTGGGGCTTGTCTGCGCGTGGAGTGTGAGGCTAGGTGGCGTCTGATTGACGA from Candidatus Nanopelagicales bacterium encodes the following:
- a CDS encoding integrase core domain-containing protein, which produces MDLVDHAVDQGWTVTACLDYLGLPPARYYRWAVRAAVDRLDDLPVGGHPVHGLLPDEVEAIIDVFEQWSDVDRSHRKLAHRGSYEGRFWASPATVRRVLSLSGKRFRSLPRPARGHKRPFPNWLTYRPNQVWIHDTTHFTRAEMAVLIIMDLVSRKWISTVVSAQETSVQVELGFTMALRAEGIDDVLAARQADMDSGWHGPHLPVLLAMSDNGPQMRSGDTAEFMALCSIVQHFGRPGTPKDQAWIESFNGHLKGEHPHLTKIADPATLRAELDIIQVHYNTVRLHEGIGYVTPDDEHTGRGEAIRAARRDGLQAARRRRLATHRSARQTGNPTAPE